A single Bosea sp. PAMC 26642 DNA region contains:
- a CDS encoding DUF2065 domain-containing protein: MLDFLAALGLVFAIEGILFAAIPNLAKDALRSAAETPVERMRLIGLGSAVLGVVLVWLARGIG; encoded by the coding sequence ATGCTGGATTTCCTCGCGGCGCTCGGGCTGGTTTTCGCAATCGAGGGCATCCTCTTCGCGGCGATTCCCAATCTGGCCAAGGACGCGCTGCGCAGCGCGGCCGAAACGCCGGTCGAGCGGATGCGGCTGATCGGGCTCGGCTCGGCGGTTCTGGGCGTCGTGCTGGTCTGGCTGGCGCGCGGGATCGGCTGA
- the hflC gene encoding protease modulator HflC yields the protein MSGSILRVGALVVLAVVAIVFYAATFVVQQTQSALVLRFGAVRSVVTEPGLYLKLPAPFEQVILLDNRILDLDLPAQEIIASDQKRLVVDAFTRYRISDPLRFYQAVNSIPRANSQLASIVNGQVRSVLAEASFTAMVRTDRSRLMNRIRDDVNREAARFGMTVVDVRLRRVDLPAANSQAVFQRMQTERQREAAEARALGGQQAQEIRARADRDSTVIVAEAQRRSDEVRGEGEGERNRVFAEAFGKDPEFFAFYRSMQAYEASIKSADTRMVLSPDSPFFRFFNGPNAPRREVAPADAPAAPARP from the coding sequence ATGAGCGGTTCAATCCTGCGTGTCGGCGCGCTCGTCGTTCTCGCCGTCGTGGCGATCGTCTTCTATGCCGCGACCTTCGTCGTCCAGCAGACCCAGTCGGCCCTCGTCCTGCGCTTCGGCGCCGTGCGCAGCGTCGTGACCGAGCCCGGCCTCTATCTCAAGCTGCCGGCGCCGTTCGAGCAGGTCATCCTGCTCGACAACCGCATCCTCGACCTCGACCTGCCGGCGCAGGAAATCATCGCCTCCGACCAGAAGCGGCTCGTCGTCGATGCCTTCACGCGCTACCGGATTTCCGATCCGCTGCGCTTCTACCAGGCGGTCAACAGCATCCCGCGCGCCAATTCGCAGCTGGCCTCGATCGTCAACGGCCAGGTCCGTTCGGTCCTCGCCGAGGCGAGCTTCACCGCGATGGTCCGGACCGACCGGTCGCGGCTGATGAACCGGATTCGCGACGACGTGAACCGGGAGGCTGCCCGCTTCGGCATGACCGTGGTCGATGTCCGCCTGCGCCGTGTCGACCTGCCGGCGGCGAACTCGCAGGCTGTCTTCCAGCGGATGCAGACAGAGCGCCAGCGCGAGGCGGCTGAGGCCCGCGCGCTCGGCGGCCAGCAGGCGCAGGAGATTCGGGCGCGTGCCGACAGGGATTCGACCGTGATCGTGGCCGAGGCGCAGCGGCGCTCCGACGAGGTTCGCGGCGAGGGTGAAGGCGAGCGCAACCGCGTCTTCGCCGAAGCCTTCGGCAAGGATCCGGAGTTCTTCGCCTTCTACCGTTCGATGCAGGCCTATGAGGCGAGCATCAAATCGGCGGATACGCGGATGGTGCTGTCGCCGGATTCGCCGTTCTTCCGCTTCTTCAACGGGCCCAATGCGCCCCGGCGCGAGGTGGCTCCGGCCGACGCCCCGGCGGCGCCGGCTCGCCCCTGA
- the hflK gene encoding FtsH protease activity modulator HflK, whose product MPWSNQSGGGGGGGPWGQRGGSGGGGPWGGGQNNGSGGGGSPPDLEEILRRSQDKIRNLMPGGSLGGRGLILGILALIVIWLLTGWYIVRPNEVGLNLRFGKFVGKTGEGLNYNWPYPIGTVIKPQVTNVITTEVGFRTVESVRTTRQTDVGEESLMLTGDENIVDIDVIVQWQVDPAQPEDYVFNIQDPPGTVKAVAESAMREIIGRRNIQPVLTTDRAAIETEVRQLMQETLNSYKAGVQIRLVQLQKVDPPQQVIDAFRDVQAARADQERLRNEAQTYANRVVPESRGRAAQLVQSAEAYKDQTVAEAFGQASRFNAVYEQYRNAPGVTRERLFLETMERIMGGTDKVIIDQPNGGQGVVPYLPLNDLQQRRAAPGAPQAGAIR is encoded by the coding sequence ATGCCTTGGAGCAACCAGAGCGGCGGTGGTGGCGGGGGGGGACCCTGGGGCCAGCGCGGAGGAAGCGGCGGCGGCGGTCCGTGGGGCGGCGGTCAGAACAACGGCAGCGGCGGCGGCGGTTCTCCGCCCGATCTCGAAGAGATCCTGCGCCGGAGCCAAGACAAGATCCGGAACCTGATGCCGGGTGGGAGCCTCGGCGGGCGCGGCCTGATCCTCGGCATCCTGGCGCTGATCGTGATCTGGCTGCTGACCGGCTGGTACATCGTGCGTCCGAACGAGGTCGGTCTCAATCTTCGTTTCGGCAAGTTCGTCGGCAAGACCGGCGAAGGCCTGAACTATAACTGGCCCTATCCGATCGGGACCGTGATCAAGCCGCAGGTCACCAACGTCATCACCACCGAGGTCGGCTTCCGCACCGTCGAATCCGTGCGCACCACGCGCCAGACCGATGTCGGCGAGGAGAGCCTGATGCTCACCGGCGACGAGAACATCGTCGATATCGACGTGATCGTGCAGTGGCAGGTCGATCCGGCCCAGCCCGAGGATTACGTCTTCAACATCCAGGATCCGCCGGGGACCGTGAAGGCCGTGGCCGAGAGCGCGATGCGCGAGATCATCGGACGGCGCAACATCCAGCCGGTGCTGACGACCGACCGCGCCGCGATCGAGACCGAGGTGCGCCAGCTCATGCAGGAGACCCTTAACAGCTACAAGGCCGGCGTACAGATCCGCCTCGTCCAGCTGCAGAAGGTCGATCCGCCGCAGCAGGTGATCGATGCCTTCCGCGACGTCCAGGCGGCGCGCGCCGACCAGGAGCGCCTGCGTAACGAAGCGCAGACCTATGCCAATCGCGTCGTGCCGGAATCGCGCGGTCGCGCCGCCCAGCTCGTCCAGTCTGCCGAAGCCTACAAGGATCAGACGGTGGCGGAAGCCTTCGGTCAGGCGAGCCGCTTCAACGCGGTCTACGAGCAGTATCGCAATGCGCCGGGCGTGACTCGCGAGCGTCTCTTCCTGGAGACGATGGAGCGGATCATGGGCGGCACCGACAAGGTCATCATCGACCAGCCGAATGGCGGCCAGGGCGTCGTGCCCTATCTGCCGCTGAACGATCTCCAGCAGCGGCGCGCAGCGCCGGGTGCGCCGCAGGCAGGAGCGATCCGATGA
- a CDS encoding dihydrofolate reductase — MAALPLVIVAAVADNGIIGDDNRLIWRLKTDMRRFRSLTLGRPVLMGRKTYLSIGKPLPGRETIVLTRDQSFAAEGVHVAHGLDEAIAAGQRLGAAMGADTVVVAGGTDLYRQALPRADRLELTFVHATPDGDAVFPDWDKGAFEEMSRETHPRGPDDEHPFSFATFRRRA; from the coding sequence ATGGCGGCGCTACCCCTCGTCATCGTCGCGGCCGTCGCCGACAACGGCATAATCGGCGACGACAACAGGCTGATCTGGCGGCTGAAGACGGACATGCGGCGCTTTCGCAGCCTGACGCTCGGGAGGCCGGTGCTGATGGGCCGCAAGACCTATCTGTCGATCGGCAAGCCGTTGCCGGGTCGCGAGACGATCGTGCTGACGCGTGACCAGAGCTTCGCGGCCGAGGGTGTCCATGTCGCCCATGGGCTCGACGAGGCGATCGCGGCCGGACAGCGCCTGGGCGCGGCAATGGGCGCCGATACCGTCGTGGTCGCCGGTGGTACCGATCTCTACCGGCAGGCCCTGCCGAGGGCCGACAGGCTCGAACTGACCTTCGTCCATGCGACGCCTGACGGGGACGCGGTCTTTCCCGATTGGGACAAGGGCGCGTTCGAGGAGATGTCGCGCGAAACCCATCCGCGTGGTCCCGACGACGAGCATCCCTTCAGCTTCGCGACGTTTCGCCGCCGCGCCTGA
- a CDS encoding GNAT family N-acetyltransferase, protein MSLSIRPAQREDARLVLRFIKALAEYEKLAHEVEAGEAEIANSLFGENPRVFCDIAEWDGEPVGFAVWFYTYSTFSGRHGIWLEDLFVEPAQRGLGIGKALIAGLAKRCADEGLSRLAWWVLNWNEPSRVFYRSVGAVAQSEWTVKRLDGEALVRLGQGV, encoded by the coding sequence ATGAGCCTTTCAATCCGCCCTGCCCAGCGTGAAGACGCTCGCCTTGTTCTCCGCTTCATCAAGGCGCTGGCCGAGTACGAGAAGCTCGCCCATGAGGTTGAGGCCGGCGAAGCCGAGATCGCGAACTCGCTGTTTGGCGAGAATCCGCGCGTCTTCTGCGACATCGCGGAGTGGGACGGCGAGCCTGTCGGCTTCGCAGTCTGGTTCTACACCTACTCGACCTTCAGCGGCCGGCACGGGATCTGGCTGGAAGACTTGTTCGTCGAGCCTGCGCAACGCGGGCTCGGCATCGGCAAGGCGCTGATCGCTGGTCTGGCGAAGCGCTGCGCCGATGAGGGCCTGTCGCGGCTGGCCTGGTGGGTTCTGAACTGGAACGAGCCGTCGCGGGTGTTCTACCGCTCGGTCGGCGCGGTGGCCCAAAGCGAGTGGACGGTGAAGCGGCTTGATGGCGAGGCGTTGGTGCGGCTCGGGCAGGGGGTTTAA
- a CDS encoding thymidylate synthase gives MRQYHDLLQRVLSEGVRKDDRTGTGTIAVFGHQMRFDLGQGFPLVTTKKLHRKSIIHELIWFLRGDTNIRYLQENGVTIWDEWADANGDLGPVYGRQWRSWPAPDGTTIDQIAWLVSEIKRNPDSRRLIVSAWNPADIPKMALAPCHCLFQFFVANGKLSCQLYQRSADVFLGVPFNIASYALLTHMVAQVTGLGVGDFVHTIGDTHLYVNHLDQAKLQLSREARPLPQLTLNPAVTRLEDFSFADVMIEGYDPHPVIKAPIAV, from the coding sequence ATGCGCCAATATCACGACCTTCTCCAACGCGTCCTGAGCGAGGGCGTCCGCAAGGACGACCGCACTGGGACGGGCACCATCGCGGTCTTCGGCCATCAGATGCGCTTCGATCTTGGCCAGGGTTTTCCCCTGGTGACGACGAAGAAGCTGCATCGCAAATCGATCATCCACGAGCTGATCTGGTTCCTGCGCGGCGACACCAATATCCGCTACCTGCAGGAGAATGGGGTCACGATCTGGGACGAATGGGCCGATGCGAACGGCGATCTCGGCCCCGTATATGGCCGGCAATGGCGCTCCTGGCCGGCGCCCGACGGGACGACGATCGACCAGATCGCCTGGCTTGTGTCCGAGATCAAACGCAATCCTGATTCACGCCGGCTGATCGTCTCGGCCTGGAATCCGGCCGATATTCCGAAGATGGCGCTGGCACCGTGCCACTGCCTGTTCCAGTTCTTCGTCGCGAACGGGAAGCTTTCCTGCCAGCTCTATCAGCGCTCGGCCGACGTCTTCCTCGGCGTGCCGTTCAACATCGCGAGCTACGCTCTGCTGACGCATATGGTGGCGCAGGTAACGGGGCTGGGCGTCGGCGATTTCGTCCATACCATCGGCGACACGCATCTCTACGTGAACCATCTCGATCAAGCGAAGCTGCAGCTCAGCCGCGAGGCCCGGCCGCTGCCGCAGCTCACGCTCAACCCAGCGGTGACGCGGCTGGAGGATTTCTCCTTCGCCGACGTGATGATCGAGGGATACGACCCGCACCCGGTGATCAAGGCGCCGATCGCGGTATGA
- a CDS encoding PepSY domain-containing protein: protein MSILNHVRMIGLGALLAMSGLAGAQAPAPIRPDALPAISMDQARRIAADNGMMRVDDIKLDNGVWDVDGRDGTGAEMELKVRATDGTVIKVERERPASAAVRP, encoded by the coding sequence ATGTCCATTCTTAACCACGTCCGCATGATCGGATTGGGCGCGCTGCTGGCGATGTCCGGTCTCGCCGGCGCCCAGGCCCCGGCACCTATCAGGCCGGACGCCCTACCAGCAATCTCGATGGACCAGGCCCGCCGCATCGCGGCCGATAACGGCATGATGCGTGTCGACGACATCAAGCTCGACAACGGTGTCTGGGACGTCGATGGCCGGGACGGCACCGGCGCCGAAATGGAGCTCAAGGTGCGGGCGACCGACGGCACGGTGATCAAGGTCGAACGCGAACGACCCGCTTCGGCCGCTGTCCGCCCCTGA
- a CDS encoding PepSY domain-containing protein produces the protein MARAWFGAALTLAVSCIALAGEVGAAASSPPPAYPAKAIPERQARDIAWRFGIVRVEEITLTGVFWHIAGRDEEGNDVVLDVDAKDGRILN, from the coding sequence ATGGCTCGAGCTTGGTTTGGGGCGGCGCTGACGCTCGCCGTTTCATGCATCGCACTGGCCGGCGAGGTCGGTGCGGCAGCGTCCAGCCCTCCACCCGCCTACCCCGCAAAAGCCATCCCGGAGCGGCAGGCGCGTGATATCGCCTGGCGCTTCGGCATCGTCCGCGTCGAGGAAATCACCTTGACGGGCGTGTTCTGGCACATCGCCGGACGCGACGAGGAGGGCAACGACGTCGTGCTGGACGTCGACGCGAAGGATGGCCGCATTCTGAACTGA
- a CDS encoding SspB family protein encodes MAQDILRYDLMVQEALKGVVRKILTEAGRDGLPGDHHFYVTFRTTAPGVRLSQRLREKHPEEMTVVLQHQFWDLNVSEHAFEVGLSFSGVPERLLVPFDSITTFFDPSVQFGLKFEAQEAPDDAANGDAPAGAGKTPRGAGSEPSLALAAPISLPARVTPAGVPALKGKTPERDAEPAAKAGGKAAAKKAETEDADEGASAEVVSLDAFRKKT; translated from the coding sequence ATGGCACAGGACATTCTTCGCTACGATCTCATGGTGCAGGAGGCACTCAAGGGCGTCGTGCGTAAGATCTTGACCGAGGCGGGCCGCGACGGCTTGCCGGGCGACCATCATTTCTATGTGACCTTCCGCACCACCGCGCCCGGCGTCAGGCTATCCCAGCGCCTGCGGGAGAAGCATCCGGAAGAGATGACGGTCGTGCTCCAGCACCAGTTCTGGGATCTGAACGTCAGCGAGCACGCCTTCGAGGTCGGCCTGTCATTTTCCGGCGTCCCCGAGCGCCTGCTGGTGCCGTTCGACTCGATCACCACCTTCTTCGACCCGTCGGTGCAGTTCGGCCTGAAGTTCGAGGCCCAGGAGGCGCCCGACGACGCCGCCAACGGCGATGCCCCGGCTGGCGCCGGCAAAACGCCGCGCGGCGCGGGCTCCGAGCCCAGCCTGGCGCTCGCTGCCCCCATCTCGCTGCCGGCGCGGGTGACGCCGGCCGGCGTGCCGGCCCTTAAGGGCAAGACGCCCGAGCGCGACGCCGAACCGGCCGCGAAAGCAGGCGGCAAGGCTGCGGCGAAAAAGGCCGAGACCGAAGACGCCGATGAAGGCGCCAGCGCCGAAGTCGTCAGCCTCGACGCGTTCCGCAAGAAGACCTGA
- the fumC gene encoding class II fumarate hydratase: MSEIRTETDSFGPIAVPADRYWGAQTQRSLQNFKIGGESERMPLPLIHALALVKKTAAHVNTRLGLLDQRVAGAIARAADETLAGKFDGHFPLVIWQTGSGTQTNMNVNEVLANRANELLGAPLGAKNPVHPNDHVNRGQSSNDCFPTAMHIAAALEISRRLLPALRKLEQSLTAKAETFADLVKIGRTHLQDATPVTLGQEFSGYAAQIHLGIGRIEGLLGGLHALAQGGTAVGTGLNTHRDFAALFAREVAVLSGLPFRTADNLFEALASHGALAAAHGALAALASDLFKIANDIRLMGSGPRSGLGEISLPENEPGSSIMPGKVNPTQAEALTMVATQVHGNQATIGFAASQGHFELNVFKPVIAAAFLQSVRLLADAADSFRTNCVEGIEANEERLQDLLSRSLMLVTALAPSVGYDKAASIAKAAHHNGTTLRDEALRAGVEAELFDTVVRPELMLGPN, from the coding sequence ATGTCCGAGATCCGCACCGAAACCGATTCCTTCGGACCCATCGCCGTGCCGGCGGATCGCTATTGGGGCGCACAGACGCAGCGTTCGCTGCAGAACTTCAAGATCGGCGGCGAGAGCGAGCGAATGCCGCTGCCGCTCATCCATGCCCTCGCTTTGGTCAAGAAGACGGCAGCCCATGTGAACACGCGGCTGGGCCTGCTCGACCAGCGGGTTGCAGGCGCCATCGCGCGTGCCGCCGACGAGACGCTTGCCGGCAAGTTCGACGGGCATTTCCCGCTGGTGATCTGGCAGACCGGCTCCGGCACCCAGACCAACATGAACGTCAACGAGGTGCTGGCCAACCGCGCCAACGAATTGTTGGGCGCCCCCCTCGGCGCGAAGAACCCGGTCCACCCCAACGATCACGTCAATCGCGGCCAGTCGTCCAACGACTGCTTCCCGACCGCGATGCATATCGCCGCCGCGCTCGAGATATCGCGGCGCCTGCTGCCGGCCCTGCGCAAGCTCGAACAGTCGCTGACCGCCAAGGCCGAGACCTTCGCCGATCTGGTCAAGATCGGCCGCACCCATCTGCAGGACGCCACGCCGGTCACGCTCGGCCAGGAGTTCTCGGGCTATGCCGCCCAGATCCATCTCGGCATCGGCCGCATCGAAGGCTTGCTCGGCGGGCTTCATGCCCTGGCGCAGGGCGGCACCGCCGTCGGCACCGGCTTGAACACACACCGCGATTTCGCGGCACTCTTCGCCAGGGAGGTCGCTGTGCTCTCGGGCCTGCCCTTCCGCACGGCCGACAACCTGTTCGAGGCGCTGGCGAGCCACGGCGCGTTGGCAGCCGCACATGGCGCGCTCGCCGCCCTCGCCTCGGACCTGTTCAAGATCGCCAACGACATCCGCCTGATGGGCTCGGGGCCGCGTTCGGGACTGGGCGAGATCAGCCTGCCGGAAAACGAGCCCGGCTCCTCGATCATGCCGGGCAAGGTCAACCCGACGCAGGCCGAGGCCCTGACCATGGTTGCGACCCAGGTCCACGGCAACCAGGCGACGATCGGCTTTGCCGCCAGCCAGGGCCATTTCGAGCTGAACGTCTTCAAGCCGGTCATCGCGGCGGCGTTCCTGCAATCGGTCAGGCTGCTGGCCGACGCCGCCGACAGCTTCCGCACCAACTGCGTCGAGGGTATCGAGGCCAATGAGGAGAGGCTGCAGGACCTGCTGTCGCGCTCGCTGATGCTGGTCACGGCACTCGCGCCCTCGGTCGGCTACGACAAGGCGGCCAGCATCGCCAAGGCCGCCCATCACAACGGCACCACCCTGCGCGACGAGGCCCTGCGCGCCGGCGTCGAGGCCGAGCTGTTCGACACGGTGGTCAGGCCGGAACTCATGCTCGGTCCAAACTGA
- a CDS encoding DUF4169 family protein, translating to MAEIVNLRRARKQRARQDAEAQAQQNRLTFGRTKAERRITEATREKAERDLEGHRLPDDDGSAA from the coding sequence ATGGCCGAGATCGTCAATCTGCGCCGCGCCCGCAAGCAGCGCGCAAGGCAGGACGCCGAGGCGCAGGCGCAGCAGAACCGCCTGACATTCGGCCGCACGAAAGCCGAGCGCCGGATCACCGAGGCGACCCGCGAAAAAGCCGAGCGCGATCTCGAAGGCCATCGCCTTCCGGACGACGACGGATCGGCCGCGTGA
- a CDS encoding ribbon-helix-helix domain-containing protein — protein MSAERKRSLAIAGHRTSVSLEDPFWDALKQIAAADGRTMAALVAEVDSRRGATNLSSALRLHVLEHYRRLVEDL, from the coding sequence GTGAGCGCGGAGCGCAAGCGCTCGCTGGCGATCGCCGGCCACCGCACCAGCGTCTCGCTCGAAGACCCGTTCTGGGACGCCCTCAAGCAGATCGCAGCCGCCGACGGACGCACCATGGCCGCCCTCGTCGCCGAGGTGGACTCACGCCGTGGCGCGACCAACCTCTCCTCCGCTTTGCGCCTGCACGTGCTGGAGCACTATCGGCGCCTGGTCGAGGATCTCTGA